In a genomic window of Gloeocapsopsis dulcis:
- a CDS encoding cupin domain-containing protein, producing the protein MVQAQETVHEPTAVPLPSVSHKGIAATELRPWGAFTVLEEGRGYKIKRIEVKPGHRLSLQMHHHRSEHWIVVSGTARVTCGDAEILLTNNQSTYVPQCTNHRLENPGVIPLVIIEVQNGEYLGEDDIVRFQDDYSRTK; encoded by the coding sequence ATGGTCCAGGCTCAAGAAACAGTCCACGAGCCTACAGCAGTACCTCTACCGTCTGTAAGTCACAAAGGCATTGCAGCTACTGAACTCAGACCCTGGGGAGCATTTACAGTTCTAGAAGAGGGACGCGGATATAAAATTAAGCGAATTGAAGTTAAACCAGGGCATCGTCTGAGCCTGCAAATGCATCACCACCGCAGCGAACATTGGATTGTTGTTTCAGGTACAGCAAGAGTAACTTGTGGTGACGCAGAAATTTTATTGACAAATAATCAATCAACCTACGTTCCTCAGTGTACGAACCACCGCTTGGAAAACCCTGGTGTCATTCCACTCGTTATTATCGAAGTGCAAAATGGCGAGTACTTAGGAGAAGATGACATTGTTCGCTTTCAAGATGACTACTCTCGGACAAAATAA
- a CDS encoding HesB/IscA family protein has protein sequence MRPDSYVLNICLQDDTTTPYFLDIMVRLSTSAANEIQRLKSKQQQDVFFRLKVEAGGCSSLIYEMAFDTEIAPSDRIYECCGLTVVVDAQSLDYVNNLLLDYSEDLMGGGFRFHNPNASSTCSCGISFALNG, from the coding sequence GTGCGACCTGATTCCTATGTCTTGAATATTTGTCTACAAGACGACACAACTACTCCCTATTTTTTGGATATCATGGTTCGTCTCAGTACGTCTGCCGCTAACGAAATTCAGCGTCTTAAATCAAAACAGCAACAAGATGTTTTCTTTCGGTTAAAAGTCGAAGCTGGTGGCTGCTCTAGCTTGATATATGAAATGGCATTTGACACTGAGATTGCGCCCAGCGATCGCATTTATGAATGTTGCGGACTAACAGTAGTGGTTGATGCCCAAAGCCTAGACTACGTTAACAACCTCCTCCTTGATTACTCCGAAGATTTAATGGGAGGAGGTTTTCGCTTTCATAATCCTAATGCGAGTAGTACCTGTAGTTGCGGTATTTCATTTGCTTTAAATGGCTAA